A genomic region of Alicyclobacillus sp. SO9 contains the following coding sequences:
- a CDS encoding zinc-binding dehydrogenase, with amino-acid sequence MRQGDKYGLHRVIEPAGVMPQAAWKIDNEMVCYDNEILIDVDVLNIDSASFTQIRREAQDDPKQVKDIMERIVGERGKHHNPVTGSGGMLIGRVQEMGEKIRNRTDVQVGDEIATLVSLSLTPLAIEEIRDIDMKNAQVHVKAKAILFESGIFAKLPSDLPRRVALAVFDVCGAPAQTARLVKESNSVVILGAGGKSGMTVLRQARLAAGNGKVIAVEYGEAACERLRGLGWADEVLNLDATKPADVLAAVENALGGGLADVVINCVNVEHTEMSSILCAKDRGTVYFFSMATSFTAAALGAEGVGKDVDMVIGNGYCLGHAELALDLLRESPELRQVFEQKFAAMA; translated from the coding sequence GTGCGTCAGGGAGACAAATATGGATTGCATCGTGTCATTGAACCGGCTGGAGTTATGCCGCAAGCAGCATGGAAAATCGACAACGAAATGGTGTGTTACGACAACGAAATTCTGATTGACGTGGATGTGTTGAACATTGATTCGGCTTCTTTTACGCAAATTCGCAGGGAAGCACAAGACGACCCGAAGCAAGTGAAGGACATCATGGAGCGGATTGTGGGGGAGCGGGGGAAGCATCACAATCCAGTGACGGGATCGGGCGGGATGCTAATTGGACGTGTGCAAGAGATGGGTGAAAAAATCCGCAACCGGACTGACGTTCAAGTGGGTGATGAGATTGCGACACTGGTCTCTCTGTCATTAACACCTCTTGCTATTGAGGAAATTAGAGACATCGACATGAAGAATGCACAGGTCCATGTGAAAGCAAAGGCGATTCTGTTTGAAAGCGGTATCTTTGCGAAGTTGCCCAGTGATCTTCCCCGACGGGTGGCTTTGGCTGTGTTTGACGTTTGCGGCGCACCAGCACAGACCGCACGGTTAGTGAAGGAAAGCAACAGTGTGGTGATTCTCGGGGCTGGGGGGAAGTCAGGAATGACGGTACTGCGCCAAGCTCGGTTGGCAGCTGGAAACGGCAAGGTCATTGCTGTGGAGTATGGCGAAGCAGCTTGCGAACGATTGCGGGGATTGGGCTGGGCAGATGAGGTGCTGAATTTGGATGCCACCAAGCCTGCGGATGTACTCGCGGCTGTAGAGAACGCGCTTGGCGGAGGACTGGCAGATGTGGTCATTAACTGCGTCAACGTGGAGCACACGGAAATGTCGTCAATTTTGTGCGCCAAAGACAGAGGTACGGTCTACTTCTTCAGCATGGCAACCAGCTTTACTGCTGCTGCTTTGGGTGCTGAAGGTGTAGGTAAAGATGTGGATATGGTCATTGGCAACGGCTACTGCCTCGGACATGCGGAGTTGGCTCTAGACCTGTTGCGGGAGTCCCCTGAGCTGAGGCAGGTTTTCGAACAGAAGTTTGCCGCTATGGCATAA
- a CDS encoding lysine 5,6-aminomutase subunit alpha, giving the protein MESKLHLDESVVRRAREAASRIAEQVDEFIAARSTVAVERTALRLLGVDGVDEDGIPFANLVVQRIHSAGRIESGISTWFINGMLQTGLTAQELAEAVAAETVDLMELPLSPREEVLEKGRDLAETSLERIARNRQTRDGYIDRLGEGEQPYVYVIVATGNIYEDIVQARAAARQGADIIAVIRSTGQSLLDYVPYGPTTEGFGGTFATQENFRIMREALDEVGEEEHRYIRLCNYASGLCMPEIAAMGAMERLDVMLNDALYGILFRDINMQRTLVDQAFSRMLNSFAGIMINTGEDNYLTTADAVEAAHTVLASQFINEQFALRAGLPPEQMGLGHAFEMNPQLEDGFLYELAQAQMAREIFPDAPLKYMPPTKYMTGNIFRGHIQDALFNMVGIMTHQGIQLLGMMTEQIHTPLLYDRHLAVENAKYVFNNARHLGDEIEFKADGRIVQRAHQVLNDAVEMLEGILKQGFFESLAQGVFADVKRAFDGGKGLAGVFPRSEDYFNPFETALRQQLGLKPAKTGVQA; this is encoded by the coding sequence GTGGAGTCGAAACTGCATTTGGATGAGAGTGTGGTGAGGCGGGCACGAGAGGCGGCTAGTCGCATTGCGGAGCAGGTGGATGAGTTTATAGCAGCGCGATCGACCGTGGCTGTGGAAAGGACTGCTTTGCGCCTGCTGGGTGTGGACGGTGTGGACGAGGACGGCATCCCTTTTGCCAACCTTGTGGTCCAGCGTATTCACTCCGCAGGGCGCATCGAGTCCGGCATATCAACCTGGTTTATCAACGGAATGCTCCAAACCGGTCTGACTGCCCAGGAACTGGCAGAGGCAGTTGCAGCAGAGACGGTGGACTTGATGGAACTGCCTCTGAGTCCGCGGGAAGAAGTGCTTGAAAAGGGAAGGGACCTGGCCGAAACAAGCCTGGAGCGAATCGCGCGAAATCGCCAAACCCGGGATGGGTATATAGACCGACTCGGTGAAGGCGAGCAGCCCTACGTCTATGTCATTGTGGCTACAGGCAACATCTATGAGGATATTGTCCAGGCGAGGGCTGCAGCCCGACAGGGAGCAGATATCATCGCCGTAATTCGCAGTACTGGACAGAGCTTGCTTGATTACGTTCCATACGGCCCGACCACAGAAGGCTTTGGCGGAACATTTGCAACCCAGGAGAATTTTCGCATCATGCGAGAGGCGCTGGACGAGGTTGGCGAAGAAGAGCACCGCTATATTCGTTTGTGTAACTACGCGTCCGGGCTGTGTATGCCTGAGATTGCCGCCATGGGTGCCATGGAACGTCTCGACGTCATGTTGAACGATGCGCTCTACGGCATTTTGTTCCGGGATATCAATATGCAGAGAACACTGGTCGATCAAGCCTTCTCCCGCATGCTCAACTCTTTTGCCGGCATTATGATTAACACAGGCGAAGACAACTATTTGACTACAGCCGATGCGGTGGAGGCGGCACACACGGTACTGGCTTCCCAGTTTATCAATGAGCAGTTTGCGCTTCGGGCTGGACTTCCGCCAGAGCAAATGGGCCTGGGGCACGCCTTTGAAATGAATCCGCAGCTTGAAGACGGATTCTTGTATGAACTGGCACAAGCACAGATGGCACGGGAGATTTTTCCGGATGCACCGCTCAAGTACATGCCTCCTACAAAGTACATGACGGGAAACATCTTTCGCGGGCATATTCAGGATGCATTGTTTAACATGGTGGGAATTATGACACACCAGGGAATTCAACTGCTTGGCATGATGACGGAGCAGATTCATACACCTCTGCTCTATGACAGGCATTTGGCGGTAGAGAATGCCAAGTATGTCTTTAACAATGCGCGGCACTTGGGGGATGAAATTGAGTTCAAGGCGGATGGACGGATAGTGCAGCGCGCTCACCAGGTCTTGAATGATGCAGTCGAAATGCTCGAAGGCATCCTGAAACAAGGATTTTTTGAATCACTGGCACAAGGTGTGTTCGCTGATGTGAAAAGGGCTTTTGACGGGGGGAAGGGCTTGGCGGGTGTTTTTCCGAGATCGGAAGACTACTTTAACCCGTTTGAAACAGCCTTGCGACAACAGTTGGGGTTGAAGCCAGCCAAGACGGGGGTGCAGGCATGA
- the ablA gene encoding lysine 2,3-aminomutase, giving the protein MENQVVHRYGKKQRHFRDIELWKDVTDEQWNDWKWQLTHTINTVDELRQVVNLTEKEEAGVANVRESIPLRITPYYAMLMDPDDPTEPIRMQAVPISHEMQRSPWDMEDPLDEDEDSPVLGLTHRYPDRVLFLITNQCSMYCRHCTRRRFSGQVGHAVPKPQLDAAIDYIRRTPEVRDVLLSGGDGLLVNDRILEYIIGKLREIPHVEIIRLGTRAPVVFPQRITDNLCRILKKYHPVWINTHFNHPDEITPEAAAACEKLADAGVPMGNQSVLMRGVNDCPHVMKKLLHKLVQIRVRPYYLYQCDMSEGIEHFRTTVSKGIEIMEQLRGHTSGYAIPTYIVDAPGGGGKIPVGPQYLISQGHGKVILRNFEGVITTYHEPTYEDQGCPPSCDHDKSKDKDELIGVARLLNDVDLTLEPTKLKRRDDREHLDKNVDKDALRRAPRHE; this is encoded by the coding sequence ATGGAAAATCAGGTAGTTCACCGTTACGGGAAGAAACAGCGTCACTTTCGCGACATTGAGCTGTGGAAAGATGTGACTGACGAGCAGTGGAACGATTGGAAATGGCAACTGACCCATACCATCAATACTGTTGATGAACTGCGTCAAGTCGTGAATCTGACAGAGAAAGAAGAAGCCGGTGTTGCCAACGTCCGTGAGTCCATTCCGCTGCGGATTACGCCTTACTACGCCATGCTGATGGATCCCGATGATCCCACGGAACCGATTCGCATGCAGGCTGTACCGATTTCTCATGAAATGCAGCGATCGCCCTGGGACATGGAAGACCCTCTGGACGAAGACGAGGATTCGCCTGTGCTGGGTCTGACACACCGTTACCCTGACAGAGTCCTGTTTCTGATAACCAACCAGTGCTCGATGTACTGCCGGCACTGCACAAGGCGGCGTTTTTCCGGTCAAGTGGGCCATGCGGTACCAAAACCGCAGTTGGATGCAGCCATTGACTACATTCGCAGGACGCCGGAAGTCCGCGATGTCCTTCTTTCCGGCGGCGACGGTTTGCTGGTTAACGACAGGATTCTTGAATACATCATCGGGAAACTGCGTGAGATTCCACATGTTGAAATCATTCGCCTGGGAACACGAGCACCTGTGGTCTTTCCGCAGCGCATTACAGACAACCTTTGCCGCATTTTGAAGAAGTACCATCCGGTTTGGATCAACACACATTTCAATCATCCAGATGAAATCACGCCGGAAGCGGCCGCAGCCTGTGAAAAACTGGCGGATGCCGGGGTCCCGATGGGCAACCAATCAGTGTTAATGCGTGGTGTCAACGACTGCCCGCACGTCATGAAAAAACTGCTGCACAAGCTGGTACAGATTCGCGTTCGACCCTACTATCTCTATCAGTGCGACATGTCCGAAGGCATTGAACACTTCCGTACAACCGTTTCCAAGGGTATTGAAATTATGGAGCAACTGCGCGGTCATACATCCGGTTACGCGATTCCGACTTACATTGTGGATGCGCCCGGCGGCGGCGGAAAGATTCCGGTAGGACCGCAGTACCTGATTTCTCAAGGTCACGGCAAGGTGATTCTGCGCAACTTTGAAGGGGTCATTACCACCTATCACGAGCCAACTTATGAGGACCAGGGATGTCCTCCCAGCTGCGATCACGATAAATCCAAAGACAAAGACGAACTGATTGGCGTGGCTCGACTGTTAAATGACGTCGATTTGACATTGGAGCCAACGAAGCTAAAACGGCGTGATGACAGAGAGCATCTGGATAAAAATGTAGACAAGGATGCACTGAGAAGAGCGCCAAGACACGAGTAG